The genomic region GGCCAATGTCGGATCCTCCTACGGATTTCTTGATGATGACGGTGGCGCGCAGTTTCAAAGCCTCCTGCGCCGTGCACTGACGAACGATTCAATCATGGTGCAGTTGGTGACATGGAACGACTACGGCGAAGGCACGGTCATTGAACCGACCGTTCAGTATGGTTTCCGCGATCTCGCAGTCGTCCAGAATTTCAGGAGGCTGCATGTTGATCCTCAGTTCGCATTTCATACGAACGATCTCACGCTCGCGAGGCGGGTTTATGACTCGCGACGGCGACACGCTGGAAACCTTGAGATTGCGGCGGAGTTGGATCGGGTGTTCACGAATATCGTGTCGGGCCAGGTGTCGATCGCTGATCTCCAATTGAAAGGAATCGAGAGCAGCCGCCCCGTCATTTACGAGACCTCGATCACGAACGGATTGTTGAAGTTTGCCGTCGGGGGATTCGTGTTTCCAGGCGGAACAGAAATTCAGCGCACCTCGAACATCGCGTCGATTGATTGGGAGACCGTTGCGTCTTATCCGGCCACCACCAACCGGATCCTGTTCACAATCCCCATTCCGCACAATGGTGAAGGGCAGTTTTTCAAGGCGCGCAGTTCGAGTCCCTGAGTGGTGCTGTGAGGATCGAAGAGGGCTCGCGCGATGCAGAGTCCGCTTGTATGAAATCGAAGTGAAGTCCTAAACTGCGCAGTCACATGTGCTCTCAGGCAGTCGTCTCCCGCTCGTCTGGTGTTTCGCCGTTGCTGCGAGGCTGCCTCGTTTGGGTGGCTCGATTTCTGGTCCTCTTCTGCTGTGTTCCATGTGTGGTTCAAGGCGTTGTTCTTTGGAGTGACGCGGGTGGAACCTTGGTTCACGACGCAGGCCGCGGGCGCGATATTCTTGAAAACGCCGTGAAGCGCGACGATCTCTCGAACGACACGCTCTACTTTAAGTTTCATGTCGATCCGCTCTCGGACTCCACGACAGAGGAGTATTTCGCGGCGTTCGCGCTTTTTGACGGCGACGCCGAGCGGGTCGGCATCGGCAATGCCCTGAAAGCCTGGGCCTACAGCGCCTACCTCAATGAAGGCGAGGCTGGCCCGGGCTCCGTGGGCGGGTACATCGACCTGCACTCCGCGCGCGCGGAACCTGCTCCCGGCGGGGTTCCGTCGCGATACGAACTACCGCGGCGCGGCAGCCAAAAAACCATCGTGTTCAAGGTGCAATTTGTCGCGGGAGGCGATGACTTGATTACGGTGTGGCTGGACCCGGACCTGGGGCCAGGAGCCAATGAGATTTACCAGCAGGAAGCGCTCATCACCCGTTTCAGTGGAAATGCCGCCTTTGATGAGATCCGGCTGCGGCACGGTGGCGGCGGAACAGGCTGGCGTTTCAGCGAGATGGCGATCGCGACAAAGTTCAGCGATTTCGTCGATGCCAGCAGCGCCAAGCCGGACGGCGGAAATGGAACGGGCCTGGACGCAACGCCGGTTCATTTTCGGTCGTGGCAGCGTGAACACGGGATTCCTCATGGCTCAATTCGCGCGTTGGCCCAGACCCGCGATGGCTACATCTGGATTGGCAGCGATGAAGGTCTCGTGCGTTTCGATGGGGTCCGCTTTTCTCCCGTTCATCCCCGTGACAGCGGATCCGCAATCGCCGTGGCAGCGCTCTTCGGCGATAGCAAGGGCGCGCTTTGGGTGGGCTCCTCGGTTGCGGGCGCGATGAGGTTTGAGCAGGGTCAATGGATCACACTGTCCGCACGCGAGGGATTGCCGTCGGATTCAATCACATCGTTCGTTGAGAGCAACGACTCAATCGTGATCGGCACTGAAACCGGATTGGCAGTGTGGGACGGCGAGCGGGTTGCGATCCCGGCGGAGTTCAATCGATTCAAGGGATCTCACGTAACGGCGCTGTTCAAGGACCGATCGGGCACGCTCTGGGTGGGCATCCGGGGAACAGGAGTTTTCAAGGTGTTCGAAAGCAGGGTTGATCAGGTCGCTGGAGATTCTGTTGCGCCGCTGCTTCGGCAACCGAACTGCCTTCTCCACGATCAAAGCGGGCGCCTTTGGGTCGGGGCTGGAGAGGATTCCGTGCTTTGCCTGGAAAGCGGCCAGTGGCGGCGGTACAGAATTCCGCGCCATTCTGCAAACACGTCTGTGATGTCGCTCGCCGAGCAGCCCGATGGGACAATCTGGGCCGGGTCAGTGACGGAAGGTTTGTTTCAGTTCAAGGGAGGGAAGCTGACTTCGATCGGAGCCCGCGGCGGACTTTCGGATAACCTGGTGGGCGCGCTCCTGGTTGATCGCGAAGGAAAGCTCTGGGTGGGAACGGACGCGGCCCTGAACCGGATTCATCACAAGAACATAAAGGTCTACAGCCAGGACGAGGGGCTTGGTCTCGGCGCTGTGCAAGGTCTTGCCGAAGTTTCGCCCGGTGTCATATGGGCTGTTCGGGAGTCAGACGGACTCTATCGATGGGAAGGCGGAACCTTCAACCGCCTCAAGGTTGCTGGCCTTCCGGCGAGGGATTTCCATCTCGGCCCATTGCTCGCCGCGCGGAACGGTGTTTGTTGGCTCGCTTGCCGCGAAGGATTGTTGCAGGTGAAGGATCCCCAGGCCGTGGCCGATGAAACGCGACTCTGGAAAACTCCCAGACTGGAAATCACTGCCCTTGCGGAAGATCACGAAGGAAACATTTGGGCTGGGATGCGCGAAGGAACAGTGTGGAGACTGAGTGCGGGAAAGTGGGGCGAGTTGGTCGAGCTAAGCCAGGCCAGTCCCATCACCTCAATCGTGGTGCAGACAAACGGGGAGACATGGATCGGAACCGATGGCGCAGGATTGGTGAAAGTGCGGTCGGGAATCAAAACGCACTACGGGAGGCGCAACGGGCTTGGCAGCGATTCCATTCGGGTTCTGCTTGCGGCCAATGGCGCAGTGTGGATTGGAACCACGGGAGGTGGACTCAGTTGCTGGAGGGACGGGAAGATCTTCACGGTGACCGCTGCGCAGGGCCTGCCCGACAATACCATCGTGCAAATTGTTGACGATGCGTTTGGGCGGGTTTGGATCGGCAGCATGCACGGAATTGCGTGCATGACGAAGGAGGACGTCGAACAGGCGGCCGCTGCACCGAATGCGCGAATATACCCGCACGTGTTTGGCCGCTCCGCAGGCTTGATTTCCGAGGAGTGCACGACGGGATTCTCCCCCGCGGGATTGAAGACACGATCAGGATCGTTGTGGTTTGCCACCACCAGGGGCGTTGTCGCGATTGATGCGCGGCATCCGCCGATCGAACTTCCTATGCCGCAAGCCGTCCTTGAAGAGGTGCTCGTGGATGGCGTGCCGGTCAGAGATTTGCTGCCCCCCAAAAGAGCGGGCGGCGGAACAAACGATTCGCAAAATGCTTCCATCCGAATTGATCCCGGCCGGCATCGTTTGGAGGGTTCAATACACGGCATTAAGCTTCGACCAGGCGGACCAATTGCGCTTTAGGTATCGGCTGGAAGGATTGGATTCCGGCTGGGTGGAGGCGGGGGCAAGAAGGACCGCGTTCTACAATTATGTTCCACCCGGCGAATACCGGTTCCATGTGATTGCCTGCAACAGCAGCGGCGTCTGGAGCGAATCGGGTGCAACCCTGGACGTCGTGGTCTCCCACTACTTCTGGCAATCGTGGTGGGTGCTTGCGGCGGGAGCGTCGGGGATTCTTATGGTGGTTGCGGGAGGTGTCCGGATGGTCGAGAAACGAAAGCTGCGCCAGCGGATGAAACGCCTCGAGCAGGAACGGGCGCTCGAGCGGGAGCGAACTCGCATTGCGCAGGATCTTCACGATGAAATGGGCGCGAAGCTCTGTCGTATCTCGTTTCTCAGCGAACACGCCCGCAGGAACGACAGCGCACCCGACGAGCTGCATCGCCAGATCGTTTCGATCTCGGAAGCCTCGCGCGAAGTCTTGCAGTCGCTCGATGAAATCGTTTGGGCGGTGAATCCGAAGAACGACACACTGGAGCACGTTGCGTCGTATATCGGGCAGTATGCGCAGGAGTATTTTCAGATGACGGGCCTCGAGTGCGAAGCCGACGTCTCGACACAGGTGCCGCCCGAGCCAATGTCGTCCCAGGCCCGGCATCACTTGTTTCTCGCGGTCCACGAGGCGTTTACGAACGTGCTCAAGCACGCACGGGCGAGCCGTTGCTGCCTCGTCATCAATTGTGACGGCAACGTTTTTGAAATTATCGTGTCGGACAACGGCGCTGGCATCAGCGAATTCCTCCTTTGTGAAAGCCCAAACGATTCGCCATCTGCGGCGGGCGAGGGTCTGAGGAACATGCGGCGCAGGATGACGGCCATTGGCGGCACGTGTGAGATAACCTCCACCCCAGGATCGGGGACGAACGTTCGCTTTACGTTCCCTGTTCACTCAAGATTCAACGCGATCAGCCCATGATCTCGGTTTCCATCATTGATGACGAGAAGGAGCTGCGCGAGTCGATCACCACGTTTGTGAACGGGTCCGCGGGTTTCAAATGCGTGAGCGCGTATGGCAGCGCCGAAGCCGGCTTGCAGCAATTGCCGGAGGATAAACCTGATGTTGTACTGATGGACATCAACATGGCCGGCATGGATGGAATTGAATGCGTTGGAAGGTTGAAGAAAATCATGCCGGCTGTGCAGGTCGTGATGCTCACGGTCTATGAGGATACGGATAAGATTTATCGCGCACTTGCTGCGGGCGCGACGGGTTATCTCCTGAAACGTTCGAGTCCGGGCGCATTGCTGCAGGCGATCCAGGAAGTCCGAGAGGGGGGATCGCCGATGTCGAGCTCGATTGCCCGCAAGGTGGTGGCTTCATTTCAAAAGGCTAATACCGCTGCGGATGAGAAGCAGGTTCACCTTTCGCCAAGGGAGGAAGGCGTGTTGGAACTGCTTGCGAAAGGGCTGACCTACAAGCAAATCGCCGGCCAGTTGAACATCAGCATCGACACCATACGGACGCATCTTCGGCGGGTTTATGAGAAGCTGCACGTCCAGTCGCGGACGGAGGCCGTGGCGAAATATTTGAGGCGGTGAACATGCTGGAACAACCGGGCTTATATATTTAGCAAACGCTTGGACCGCGGATGTCCGAGGGTGCTGCATAGGCTCGGTGGCATGGAAACCTCAAAGAATAAGGCTGAAGCCTGCGTACTGGCGGATTCATTTCACCGGGGTGCTCGTCTGTATTCACCCACCCGCCTGAAAGGGTTTGGCCAGTTGATCGAAAACAAACGGCTCACCTACCGCCAGGTTTCCTGCGTTTGCTAAATATATAAGCCCGTGGAACAACTGTCGCCACTTCATGCGACTACCGGGGGCCGCGGGTGAAATGTAGTGTCGCGCATCGTAACCTGTTGCCTGCGTTTCCTGTGAAGGACGAACGATGAATCTGAAACAAGAACCTTCCCGCCCCAAGCCTTTCGGGTTCACTTTGATTGAACTGCTGGTGGTGATCGCCATCATCGCAATTCTTGCCGCAATGCTGCTTCCGGCCTTGAGCAAGGCGAAGGACAAGGCGCTTGGGACTGCCTGCCTCAACAACACGCGGCAGATGGTGCTGGGAGTGACCATGTATGCCGGGGACAATCGTGATTATTTTCCATCGCCGCCGAATTGGTGGACGCCAGGTCCGTACAAGAACGCACAAGGACTGATGTGCGGCGGTGAATGGCTCCTGCGGGACCAGGTGACTCCCAATACTCCAGCGCCGATGGTCGGGCCGTTTGTTCCAAACAACAAAACGTGGATTTGCCCCAAGCGAAAACGAGGCCTGACGTACACAACGGCTGCCGGCGATTGGGACCCGAGCATCACCGGTTTTCTGTCATACGGCTTTAATTGCATTGGTGTCTTTGGTGCAGTGCAGGCGGATGGAAACATGATCAACGCCAAGCCGTTTCGCGCATCGAGCGCCGCGCGTCCGTCGGAAATGGTGGTGATCTCTGACACGAGCGGTTCAAACAATCCGAACAATACACCCGCTGCGGCATGGCTGGATTCCTGGTGGGCAGGTTCCTCGGGACCTTCGCTTCCAGTGACGGGCAATGAAAACGCACGCCTTCAGACGGCATATGCCAAGCACAATGCAAAGGTCAACGTGGTGTATGTGGATGGCCATTGCGCTCCATCGAAACCAAGCCAGCTCACATGGGGGCAATTCTGGGGCGTCTTCACTCCAGGCGTGGTTCTCAAGACGTCGCCTTCGGCACAGATTTCAAGTGTCATGTCTGACGCGTTCATCAGTTCGCCGGCTTACGACAGCCAGCAGTGGACATCGGTTCCGCCCTGAGCGTCCCCACTTCATGCGACTATGAGGAATCGCAAAGAAAATTAGAGTCGCACCCGGGCACGAAAGCAGCGGCCCCTAGATTTCAGTGCCAGTCAGTTCAACCCTAAACGCAACGAAAGTTATGAAACAACAAACCCGATCCTCGGTAACCGCACTCGCAGTGCTTGCTGGCCTCGCGATGGCGTCCAGCGTTCACGCGCAAACCGCAGTGCTCAGCGACTTCGACAACTTCAGTTTCACCATCACCTACGCCAACTGGAATGCGGATGGATCGCAGATCATCAACGGCGGATCGGGCTATACGCCCACGCTGACCTCAGGCCCGACCGCTTTCACGGTGAACGCAAGGGGATTTGGGAGCGGCCACTATTCCATCCCGCTCGCCGGCCAGCAGTTGCTCGATGTGGCACCCAGCCAGGTGAATCTGAGCCTCACGCTGAACAACATCAACAGCACCGACTCCTGGCTCGGCGTGAAGTTTCTCCTCAGTGACAACCAGGGAAACTCGGATGTGTTCTATGGCACCTATACGGGAATGTTCGGCACGGACAATGGCGCTTGGGAAAACGGAAACGTGGGCACCGCCACATGGCAGGGCAACACCCTGACAATGTCCGTTCCGCTTACCGCTGCGATGCAGGCAGGCGTCAACACTGGTACCAGCCAGATCACGGGGTTCAACCTGTTGATCGATCCTGCCGTCGTTCCGGGCGGGGGCGTTTACGATATTACATTTAACAGCCTGACCATATCGGCAATTCCCGAGCCGACGTCGTTTGCGCTGGCCAGTATTGGTTTCGTCGGGTTCGTCTTCGCCCGTCGCGCGAAGGCCTGAGCCTTTAAGGATGGAAGCCGCCCCGTACGGGCGGCTTCCGCCGATATCGAACTCCAACCGTTCAGCCGTTGATTCGAACTTCCCGCTTCATGAAATCCAATCGTCTCGTTTTTGTCGGTCTGTGCGCCCTTGCATGTTCCATGTTCTCCAGTCCCGCGGACGACATTACTGCTTCTGGCAGCGGAGAATGGGGTTCGACGGTGCCCGACGCACCATGGCCGAACGGGATTGTTCCCGGCACCAACGACAGTGTGGACGTGGAAGCGCCTTTCGTTGTGACGATCACGACGAACGCGACGGCTGGATATGTTTATGGCAGCGGCACGATTACGCTCGCGCCGGATGCGACGTTGACGTTGCGGGGGGATGAATTTGGGGCGCAAGGAGCGCAATCTCTATCGACACTCAACGCCACTGCGCCGGGTTCGACGGTCATTTATGAAGGAAATGCATTCTGGGCAAAGCGAACCGACTACTTCCACCTGATCATTCGGAATCTTTCCACCAATCAGTACGATTTCTTCAACGGAGCCATTCCCGGTTCGGGACCAGTGCCAATGAATATTGCAGGCGATCTGTCAGTGCTCGGAAGGATCAAGGTGCAGCAGGGAGCCGACATTTTCGTGGGTGGTGATTTGATCATGGGAACCAACAGCAGTTGGGATGTGTCGTCGTTCAACCTGACGGTTACCAGCAATACGACCATGAGAGGTCTGCTCCTCGACCTGGATGGCGCCAGCGGATCGAATTATTTCGGCGGCAACATGCTCATTGGGAGCGACTCCATCGGCTGGAACATATCCGACGTGATCCAGTGGGGAGTTGGCGGAAGCCTCACGAACGACAACCTCATTGTGGGACGGGGTTATGGCAGCATCACGTTCGCGGGAAGCGGGGTGATTACCGGCAAGCCAATCCGAATTCCGACCATGACCGTAAGCGGAAGCTACCTCATTGGAACCACGATCACGCTGACCACGAACACGCCCACTCTGACTGGCACCTTGATCTTCGATCTGGCGAATACCAATCAACTCATTCTTCAGTCGTATCCGACGAATCCTCTGACGTTGTATTACGATGGAAATCTTAACGTCATCAACACCGGCGCGGTTCCGACTCCGGGAACAACGTACAAGTTTTTTTCGGCAACCAATTACGACGGCGCGTTTGACTTGCAAACCTTTCCACCGCTTCCGGTGGGCCTGGCGTGGGAAGACAACTTGCTGACCTCGGGTTCCATCACGGTGTCCGGTTCTGTTGCAACGCCGCCGATGATCACGTCGACGCAGTATGATCGAGCAACTCGCGCACTCACGCTGGTTTGGACCTCGAGCCCCGCGATGACTTATTCCGTCATTTACTCCGCAACCCTGCCAGGTTCTTTCGGCACTGTCCTTGCGTCGGGGATTCCGTCTGGGGGCGCGCAGACATCCACCGCCGTCACGCTTCCTGCTGGCGACACTGGTTTTGTTCGCGTGCTGCAGGAGTAGTCGCACGACGGGAACGTTCTACTCCAGCGTTGACACAGGCCGCCGGGTTCCTGACAACAGGTCATCGTAATGCGCGCGCCTTTCTTTCAGCGAAACAGCCTCGTCTGCTGGCTGTTGTTTCTGACGCTCGCGCTTTCCGCGCATGCCGCACCCAAGGCGATCATGGCCTATTACATGCCGTGGTACGTGGCGAAACCACACAGCGCTGCGTGGGGCTGGCATTGGACGATGGATCATTTCGATCCTGACCGGATCACTGCGTCGGGGGAACGGGAGATTGCGTCATGGTATTATCCATCCATCGGTCCGTACGACTCCGCCGATCCTGCCGTGCTTGAATACCACGTTCTGTTGATGAAGCTGGCGGGGATTGATGGCGTGATCGTCGATTGGTATGGACCGGATGATTTCCTCGATTATGGCATCAACAACCAGCGGACGGCTGCGTTGTTCGAGGTCACCCGCCGTGCAGGATTGAAGTTCTGCATCTGCTTTGAAGATCAAACGGTGCAGCAGAAAATAAAAGGCGGATTCATCAAGGCGGAAGATGCCATTCCACACACGCAGTCGATGATGCGGTATTTGGAGACGAACTATTTCGGAGACGAAACTTACCTCCGATGGAACGGCCGGCCGGTTCTTCTCAACTTCGGTCCGCAGTACTTTCACGCTGACGCAGAATGGGTGCAGATTTTGTCGGTTTTCAAAACCGAGCCAGCACTCTTCACGGAGGACAACCGACTGCCCGTTGGTGTCGGGGCTTTCAACTGGCCGCCGATGTGGTTGAGCCGCGCACCTGGAACCAGGGGCGTGCTATCGGAGTCGGCACTGGAGGGCTACCTCACGGGCTTCCAGCAGAATGGGAGGTCCTGGCCTGCATACATCAGCAGCGCCTTTCCCCGGTTCCACGACGTCTATCGCAAGGCTGGCATGCGCGACTACTGGGGATACCTGGGTGATCGCGGCGGAGAAACGTTTCGCGACACGCTGACGCGCGCGCTTACGAACGATTCCTTCATTGCGCAGATTGTGACATGGAATGATTACGGCGAGGGCACGATCGTCGAACCGACTTTGGAGTACGGTTACCGCGACCTTGAAATCGTGCAGGAATTGCGGCGTAAACATTTGCAGCCCGCGTTCAGCCATGAATCCAGGCACTTGAGGCTGGCCCGAAGATTATACGACCTGCGACGGGTGGGAAAGGCGGCTCGCGGTGAACTGGACTTGATCTTCAATGCGATCATCGCAGGCGACCTAAGCAAGGCGGAAAGCAGACTCAGCGCGCTGGAGAGACTGCAACCCGCAAGCGAAGAGCCGCAGGCAAAAGCTTCGAAGTAGCGCTTCGATGGTCGATTCAAATTCTCGACAAAGGGCACGATGTCCTGCATGACAGGGCGCATGCACCTCTTCCATTCTCGCGACAAAGTGCTTCGTCAAAATTTGATTGCCGCACTGGTTCTGGCCGGAGCGGCAGCCTGCGTTTCCGCCGCGGAACCTGGTCCTTCACTGAAGAATGCCTACAAGGACGCCTTTCTCATGGGAACAGCCGTAAATGAGGCGATTGTTTCGGGCGCGGATGCAGCATCCGGGCGGATTGTTCTAACGCACTTCAATAGCATCACCGCGGAGAACGTCATGAAGGCTGAGCCAATCAATCCGCGGCCCGGCGTTTACAACTTTGCACCTGCGGATGCGTTCGTCGCGTTCGGGGAAACCAATGGCATGTTTATCGTCGGGCACACGCTCGTATGGCATAACCAGACACCCGCCTGGTTTTTCCTGGACGAACAGGGACAGCGCAATACCCGGGAAGCCCAGATCGAACGCATGCGGCGGCATATCGAAATTGTGGCCGGCCGTTACGCTGGCCGCGTGCATGCCTGGGATGTGGTTAACGAGGTGATCGACAATGACGGATCGTATCGTCCCACTACCTGGGTCAATGCCGTCGGGAGTGGGGATGAGTTGGTCAAACACGCGTTCCGATTTGCCAGCCAATACGCCACCAACGCTGAACTTTATTACAACGATTTCAATGCCTGGCGTCCCGCAAAGCGCGATGGGATCGTTCGCATGGTAAAGATGCTGCAGAAGGAAGGCATCAGGATTGATGGCGTGGGCATGCAGGCACATTGGGGGCTGAACTACCCCAAGTCGGAATACATAGAGGCAGCCATCGATGCGTATGCTGCGCTGGGGATCAAGGTAATGATCACTGAACTGGATGTGGATGTCCTGCCGCTGACGAAGGAAGGGCAGGTTATTGGCACCGTGATGAGCCACGCACAATTCCAGGAGGAGGAATTCAAAAGCTTTCTCGATCCGTATTCAGCCGGTCTGCCCGACGACATGCAGGATCAACTGGCCGCGCGCTACAGGGAATTGTTCGAGATCTTCCATCGCAAACGCCACGCCATCGCGCGGGTGACGCTTTGGGGAATCCATGACGGCATGTCCTGGAAGAACGACTATCCAGTTCCTCGTCGAACGAATTACCCATTGTTGTTCGACAGAAAAAAGCAGCCGAAGCCTGCCTTTGATGCGGTCATTCGACTGCCATCCCAGCAGTCTTCGAACAGCAACCCTGCCGAGGGCCCGGGGGTGCAAAAGGGACGCTGAAACGGAAAAACATTGAACAGGAGCCCGCAGACGAAACGGAGGTTGAGCAAGCCGCCCATATATCCTCCGGGGATGAATTCTGGAAAATTCGTGCCCTGTTGGTTAGGTATCTGTATCGCCACCGCAAGTATCAAAGCCTTGTTTCAACTCTCGCCTTAACGCCCGGTAGACGCGAACCGATTGCCTTCGTGTTCAATTCAATAAAACCAGCCGCTTCCGCTATCCCCAGTGTAGACGCCTCTCAGCTGCGCCCGCGAATGAGATTCAACGTGGCCGTCGGCGAACGTGAGATTCACACTGATCGATCCCACCCCGCTGGGGGCGTGCCCGGACGACTTTTTAGCGGGAATGATGCTCGCTGCGTTGTTGGCGCCTTTGACGTTGATATTTGCCGAATTCAGGCCAGCGGGGGATCCATACCCGGAAAAGCACGAATCGCTAAGGAATGGAACGTGCGCGCTTGCGCGGTCGGTAGTCTTCTTTGGGAAGCCGTACCTCCCGGGGTCAGTATTCTGAGCAATCCC from Verrucomicrobiia bacterium harbors:
- a CDS encoding two-component regulator propeller domain-containing protein, which translates into the protein MVQGVVLWSDAGGTLVHDAGRGRDILENAVKRDDLSNDTLYFKFHVDPLSDSTTEEYFAAFALFDGDAERVGIGNALKAWAYSAYLNEGEAGPGSVGGYIDLHSARAEPAPGGVPSRYELPRRGSQKTIVFKVQFVAGGDDLITVWLDPDLGPGANEIYQQEALITRFSGNAAFDEIRLRHGGGGTGWRFSEMAIATKFSDFVDASSAKPDGGNGTGLDATPVHFRSWQREHGIPHGSIRALAQTRDGYIWIGSDEGLVRFDGVRFSPVHPRDSGSAIAVAALFGDSKGALWVGSSVAGAMRFEQGQWITLSAREGLPSDSITSFVESNDSIVIGTETGLAVWDGERVAIPAEFNRFKGSHVTALFKDRSGTLWVGIRGTGVFKVFESRVDQVAGDSVAPLLRQPNCLLHDQSGRLWVGAGEDSVLCLESGQWRRYRIPRHSANTSVMSLAEQPDGTIWAGSVTEGLFQFKGGKLTSIGARGGLSDNLVGALLVDREGKLWVGTDAALNRIHHKNIKVYSQDEGLGLGAVQGLAEVSPGVIWAVRESDGLYRWEGGTFNRLKVAGLPARDFHLGPLLAARNGVCWLACREGLLQVKDPQAVADETRLWKTPRLEITALAEDHEGNIWAGMREGTVWRLSAGKWGELVELSQASPITSIVVQTNGETWIGTDGAGLVKVRSGIKTHYGRRNGLGSDSIRVLLAANGAVWIGTTGGGLSCWRDGKIFTVTAAQGLPDNTIVQIVDDAFGRVWIGSMHGIACMTKEDVEQAAAAPNARIYPHVFGRSAGLISEECTTGFSPAGLKTRSGSLWFATTRGVVAIDARHPPIELPMPQAVLEEVLVDGVPVRDLLPPKRAGGGTNDSQNASIRIDPGRHRLEGSIHGIKLRPGGPIAL
- a CDS encoding triple tyrosine motif-containing protein gives rise to the protein MLPSELIPAGIVWRVQYTALSFDQADQLRFRYRLEGLDSGWVEAGARRTAFYNYVPPGEYRFHVIACNSSGVWSESGATLDVVVSHYFWQSWWVLAAGASGILMVVAGGVRMVEKRKLRQRMKRLEQERALERERTRIAQDLHDEMGAKLCRISFLSEHARRNDSAPDELHRQIVSISEASREVLQSLDEIVWAVNPKNDTLEHVASYIGQYAQEYFQMTGLECEADVSTQVPPEPMSSQARHHLFLAVHEAFTNVLKHARASRCCLVINCDGNVFEIIVSDNGAGISEFLLCESPNDSPSAAGEGLRNMRRRMTAIGGTCEITSTPGSGTNVRFTFPVHSRFNAISP
- a CDS encoding response regulator transcription factor; protein product: MISVSIIDDEKELRESITTFVNGSAGFKCVSAYGSAEAGLQQLPEDKPDVVLMDINMAGMDGIECVGRLKKIMPAVQVVMLTVYEDTDKIYRALAAGATGYLLKRSSPGALLQAIQEVREGGSPMSSSIARKVVASFQKANTAADEKQVHLSPREEGVLELLAKGLTYKQIAGQLNISIDTIRTHLRRVYEKLHVQSRTEAVAKYLRR
- a CDS encoding prepilin-type N-terminal cleavage/methylation domain-containing protein, with the translated sequence MNLKQEPSRPKPFGFTLIELLVVIAIIAILAAMLLPALSKAKDKALGTACLNNTRQMVLGVTMYAGDNRDYFPSPPNWWTPGPYKNAQGLMCGGEWLLRDQVTPNTPAPMVGPFVPNNKTWICPKRKRGLTYTTAAGDWDPSITGFLSYGFNCIGVFGAVQADGNMINAKPFRASSAARPSEMVVISDTSGSNNPNNTPAAAWLDSWWAGSSGPSLPVTGNENARLQTAYAKHNAKVNVVYVDGHCAPSKPSQLTWGQFWGVFTPGVVLKTSPSAQISSVMSDAFISSPAYDSQQWTSVPP
- a CDS encoding PEP-CTERM sorting domain-containing protein, whose amino-acid sequence is MKQQTRSSVTALAVLAGLAMASSVHAQTAVLSDFDNFSFTITYANWNADGSQIINGGSGYTPTLTSGPTAFTVNARGFGSGHYSIPLAGQQLLDVAPSQVNLSLTLNNINSTDSWLGVKFLLSDNQGNSDVFYGTYTGMFGTDNGAWENGNVGTATWQGNTLTMSVPLTAAMQAGVNTGTSQITGFNLLIDPAVVPGGGVYDITFNSLTISAIPEPTSFALASIGFVGFVFARRAKA
- a CDS encoding glycoside hydrolase family 71/99-like protein; the protein is MRAPFFQRNSLVCWLLFLTLALSAHAAPKAIMAYYMPWYVAKPHSAAWGWHWTMDHFDPDRITASGEREIASWYYPSIGPYDSADPAVLEYHVLLMKLAGIDGVIVDWYGPDDFLDYGINNQRTAALFEVTRRAGLKFCICFEDQTVQQKIKGGFIKAEDAIPHTQSMMRYLETNYFGDETYLRWNGRPVLLNFGPQYFHADAEWVQILSVFKTEPALFTEDNRLPVGVGAFNWPPMWLSRAPGTRGVLSESALEGYLTGFQQNGRSWPAYISSAFPRFHDVYRKAGMRDYWGYLGDRGGETFRDTLTRALTNDSFIAQIVTWNDYGEGTIVEPTLEYGYRDLEIVQELRRKHLQPAFSHESRHLRLARRLYDLRRVGKAARGELDLIFNAIIAGDLSKAESRLSALERLQPASEEPQAKASK
- a CDS encoding endo-1,4-beta-xylanase, whose amino-acid sequence is MHLFHSRDKVLRQNLIAALVLAGAAACVSAAEPGPSLKNAYKDAFLMGTAVNEAIVSGADAASGRIVLTHFNSITAENVMKAEPINPRPGVYNFAPADAFVAFGETNGMFIVGHTLVWHNQTPAWFFLDEQGQRNTREAQIERMRRHIEIVAGRYAGRVHAWDVVNEVIDNDGSYRPTTWVNAVGSGDELVKHAFRFASQYATNAELYYNDFNAWRPAKRDGIVRMVKMLQKEGIRIDGVGMQAHWGLNYPKSEYIEAAIDAYAALGIKVMITELDVDVLPLTKEGQVIGTVMSHAQFQEEEFKSFLDPYSAGLPDDMQDQLAARYRELFEIFHRKRHAIARVTLWGIHDGMSWKNDYPVPRRTNYPLLFDRKKQPKPAFDAVIRLPSQQSSNSNPAEGPGVQKGR